In Mercenaria mercenaria strain notata chromosome 15, MADL_Memer_1, whole genome shotgun sequence, a single genomic region encodes these proteins:
- the LOC128548819 gene encoding uncharacterized protein LOC128548819, which yields MERLQMQGNKIHNWTILLTVNNGFYDFFLNWRWHFKQLNIYLPISVIAEDDIVFGRLTSLKDSSMEVQRSERVSINETVAYNSPLYRSMVSERPTYILKYLKKGTDIIYSDMDTVWLQNPLPYLEGDYDIWSQMDGKTVFCTGFLAIKSNNNTKKFVQKWEDSFREKPTLNQPIFNKLVKNSTINIKALDRERFPSGIQYFEKFSKEERSGVVVVHNNWIVGHNNKIKRFQDMKLWAN from the coding sequence ATGGAAAGACTACAAATGCAGGGAAACAAAATACATAACTGGACTATTCTTCTAACTGTCAACAACGGATTCTACGATTTCTTCCTAAATTGGCGGTGGCATTTTAAGCAACTAAATATTTATTTGCCCATATCAGTAATTGCAGAAGATGATATTGTATTTGGTAGACTTACCAGCTTAAAGGACAGCTCAATGGAAGTGCAAAGAAGTGAGCGTGTATCCATTAACGAAACTGTCGCCTACAACAGTCCTTTGTATAGAAGCATGGTCTCTGAACGGCCTACatatattttgaagtatttaaagAAAGGAACAGACATTATTTATTCAGACATGGACACTGTATGGTTACAAAATCCTTTGCCTTACTTAGAGGGCGACTATGACATATGGAGTCAGATGGATGGAAAAACAGTTTTCTGCACAGGATTTTTGGCTATTAAAAGTaacaataatacaaaaaaatttgTACAGAAATGGGAGGATTCATTTAGAGAGAAACCTACGCTGAACCAACCAATATTTAACAAGTTGGTGAAAAACTCAACTATAAATATAAAAGCATTAGACAGAGAAAGGTTTCCATCTGGaatacaatattttgaaaagttttcaaaagaaGAACGTTCTGGAGTTGTGGTTGTACACAATAATTGGATAGTTGGTCACAATAATAAGATTAAGCGATTCCAAGACATGAAATTATGGGCAAACTAG
- the LOC123557211 gene encoding guanine nucleotide-binding protein-like 1, which yields MPRKKPFSSKQKKKQLQEKRQRKQASGPSYLHDSDSDEAEEGLKVVSAAGKDSKHDSEAGKTEDGAVREKLNLDKHVEKINSQPNVLPQHGRYDPNRYRLHFFKESRDDMAKRKERTRQPYTPLPEECLEMDMDIGGGNFIDIPKRPPWDYKHSKKQLENNEERYFKSYLDTLFSEHNPEKLSYMELNLETWRQLWRVLEMSDVFLIITDIRHPAMHFPPALYTYITEELKKSVIIVLNKVDLAPPPLVVAWQHYFKEQFPLVDVVCFSSFPKSKEEVEQMSDKIGKVVFKKRKRGTYRALGPKELHNVCKNIVQSEVDLSSWEHKIEVDQGVEADDSSSDDYSDDNDEDDEDIDEHLKHKNKDTSHADHSFEEHDRYRDGILTIGCVGYPNVGKSSVINGLMGKKVVSVSRTPGHTKHFQTIYLTPTVKLCDCPGLVFPSKIDRNLQILGGMYPISQVQEPYSTINYLAERLDLPKLLRIKHLDEDVDEKSCKWSAIDICEAWADKRGFLTAKAARLDTYRSANNLLRMALEGRLCLCLYPKGFVKNKDFWENHSDTAAFIDLQNMYRQKVQASANSNQESTDSSTSETELDQKNVEESSQGRQSETFTSSNPFALLGEEG from the exons ATGCCGAGAAAGAAACCATTTAGctcaaaacagaaaaagaaacagtTACAAGAAAAGAGGCAAAGGAAACAAG CAAGTGGACCAAGCTATTTACATGATAGTGACAGTGATGAGGCAGAAGAGGGATTGAAGGTGGTATCTGCAGCTGGGAAGGACTCGAAACATGATTCAGAGGCTGGAAAGACGGAGGATGGGGCAGTAAGGGAGAAGCTAAATCTTGATAAACATGTAGAGAAGATAAATTCACAGCCAAATGTTCTGCCACAACATGGCAGATATGACCCAAACAG ATATCGCCTGCACTTTTTCAAGGAAAGTAGAGATGATATGGCCAAAAGGAAGGAGAGAACAAGACAGCCATACACACCTTTACCAGAG GAATGCCTTGAAATGGACATGGATATTGGCGGTGGAAATTTTATCGACATACCAAAACGTCCACCATGGGATTATAAACACTCAAAGAAACAGTTAGAAAATAATGAAGAGAGATATTTTAAG aGTTATTTAGATACCTTATTCAGTGAACATAACCCGGAGAAGCTGAGCTACATGGAGTTGAATCTAGAAACATGGCGACAACTGTGGAGGGTTCTTGAAATGTCGGATGTTTTCTTGATAATTACTGATATCAGGCATCCT GCTATGCATTTCCCACCTgcactgtatacatatattacaGAGGAACTGAAGAAGTCGGTTATCATTGTACTGAATAAAGTTGACTTAGCTCCACCACCATTGGTTGTTGCCTGGCAACATTATTTCAAAGAACAATTTCCATTGGttgatgttgtttgtttttcctcCTTCCCAAAGTCAAAAGAAGAGGTGGAGCAGATGTCGGATAAAATTGGAAAAG TTGTCTTCAAGAAAAGAAAACGTGGTACCTATAGAGCACTAGGACCTAAAGAATTACATAATGTGTGTAAAAACATAGTGCAGTCAGAAG TGGATCTTTCAAGTTGGGAACATAAGATAGAAGTAGACCAGGGTGTTGAGGCAGATGACAGCAGTAGTGATGATTATTCTGATGAcaatgatgaagatgatgaagacATTGATGAACATCTCAAGCACAAAAACAAAGACACTAGTCATGCAGATCATTCATTCGAAGAACATGATAGATACAGAGATGGAATTTTAACCATTGGATGTGTCG GTTACCCGAATGTTGGTAAATCTTCAGTTATAAATGGACTGATGGGAAAAAAG GTTGTTAGTGTATCTCGTACACCCGGTCATaccaaacattttcaaacaatttaccTCACACCAACTGTCAAACTGTGTGACTGTCCAGGCCTAGTGTTCCCATCAAAGATAGATAGAAATTTACAG ATTCTTGGTGGGATGTATCCAATTTCCCAAGTACAAGAGCCGTATTCCACCATTAATTATTTGGCTGAGAGACTAGACTTGCCAAAACTCCTCCGGATAAAACATCTGGATGAAGATGTTGATGAGAAAAGTTGCAAGTGGTCGGCAATTGACATCTGCGAAG CATGGGCCGACAAGAGAGGGTTTCTGACAGCCAAAGCAGCTCGACTGGATACATATAGATCTGCAAACAATTTGTTACGAATGGCTCTTGAGGGAAGACTGTGTCTATGTCTGTACCCAAAAGGATTTGTgaaaaataaag ACTTCTGGGAGAATCATAGTGATACAGCAGCTTTCATTGACTTACAGAACATGTATAGACAGAAAGTACAAGCTTCTGCTAACTCTAATCAGGAATCAACTGACTCTTCAACCTCAGAGACAGAATTAGACCAAAAGAATGTTGAAGAATCATCACAAGGGAGACAGTCTGAGACATTTACATCTTCAAATCCATTTGCTTTGTTGGGGGAAGAGGGTTAG